The nucleotide window ATGCATAATAAGCTTACGTTTGTGCTTCAGCGGTTtaagtttcaatctcttcttcaATTGAATTTTTCTCTGATGATCTATGaatatgaaaagaaacaaaaaagtatTAGAATAAAAGAATCCATTGTAGTCACCTCAATGCCAAGGCGTGTCACTGCTGCCACCTCCCTTGCAATGGCCATGGTTATCTGTATCCAaccataaaacaataatttcagAAATGATGCCGAGAACAacacaaatcaaaatatttcatttcatttcaattaTTATGTTTTCAGGAATTATGTATTGTCACTCTACTCTAATTAACTTGTTTTCTCATTTCCCTAAAATGTATGTCCCTTTAAGTAATCAAGCTATAGCAAAGATCTATTGCCAGTGTTATATCTATGTAAACTTGTAATTAACAATtagaaaactaattttaaataatgaagGCAGTAACGCACAATAAAATAGTAGAAAAATGTGCAGCTCCTGCAAGTgagaagttattaaaaaaagaagaattcaATAGAGAAATAGAGTGGGAAAGCAAAGCAGGGTATGTAACCTTAGGGTCAATGTTCTGAGAGTGGTCTCCAGCAAGTGCTTCTCCGCTAACTTTGAGCAAAACCCTTCGCCATTTAAATGAAGGCTTGCTACTTTCGTTCATTGAGAGTCTCAAGTGAGACATGGACGGAATCTCGAACTTCCtgccaacaaattttatttatttcagccATAACAAACagttatgattattattatgaaacatacatttattttcattaaacaatatttaaatACATTCTATAATCTAattatgaaacataaaaaaatcaaatgcaattcaatttcaacaaaataaagtaataataaacAATCAATTACAGACTTGTAAACCTTGTATTATATACTTCCggtaaaatgtaaaataaggCGCTATTTATCGGTTCAATTTGGATGTTCATGACTTCATGGCCAGAAAGGACacgtaaataattatataatagtaAATTACTGGGattgaatataataataaatcaaatcatGGGAGGGATAACATTTGGAAAGTCCTAACACTGCTATATGATCGTTGACAACGCCACTACCTGAGAATACTCACTATCTGCAGCTTGACGGTTTTCCCTTCCAAGTCCATGGTTCTgattttctgaaaataaaataaaaatgagtgtTGGGCCATAAATAGAAATAACAAAAGAGAAGAAGAGTGATAATTACGAAATCAACTCCAATAGTACTTACGTAGCTGTCGACCTAGGAGTCATCCTGAAACGAAacgaagaaacaaaagaagtgAACAAAAAGAGAGATTAGGAGAAGCAAATAAAGTGATAACTCACAGCGAATCTGAGAAGCAAGCAGGATTTTCCAACGGAAGAGTCGCCGATTAGGAGAAGCTTGTTCAGATAATCGttgaaaccaaaccaaaccccaaaTTAAACTCGGAGGCTAAATTTATAGTCTAAAGCTAAGCACAAAAAGGGAAACTCGGTTGAGGGCAGGAATGACGGCGAGATAAAGCATGGCTACCCAACCCATCCTCAAAGCCAAACCaaaatcgtaaaaaaaaaaaaagaatgaaacttcttaaacaataaatatttgtgaatttttaaaataattaaatgatacaataattttattttatcttacaaTAATAGATTAAATTACTAACTAATTTACAAA belongs to Glycine soja cultivar W05 chromosome 5, ASM419377v2, whole genome shotgun sequence and includes:
- the LOC114412418 gene encoding uncharacterized protein LOC114412418 isoform X2 translates to MDLEGKTVKLQIVSILRKFEIPSMSHLRLSMNESSKPSFKWRRVLLKVSGEALAGDHSQNIDPKITMAIAREVAAVTRLGIEIF
- the LOC114412418 gene encoding uncharacterized protein LOC114412418 isoform X1; translated protein: MSMTIQQLLLIGDSSVGKSCLLLRFAKIRTMDLEGKTVKLQIVSILRKFEIPSMSHLRLSMNESSKPSFKWRRVLLKVSGEALAGDHSQNIDPKITMAIAREVAAVTRLGIEIF